The sequence ttagtttccccataggtttaaatccgaggaccatacaataccctggttctgtccaaaactcagttttctcatctaagtagttggtttccccataggtttgagcccgaggaccatacaataccttggttctgtccaaaacttagttttctcatctaagtagttggtttccccataggtttgagtctgaggaccatacaataccttggttctatccaaaactcagttttttggcgtgggaccttggctttaagggaattagctcctcggccaagcccctagagccATCTATGCGATTgacgctaccaagcgtagcccctagtcaagaatcatagcccctagcggaactttacactagaactctataaccaactgttagaaatgacaaaggaactctctcgacctactgcctatgccaacacacaagccttccccacagacggcgccaattgtaaggacacgattttgtaacgaaccgtaacagtgttgggttcgcacgtaaaaatgcccaaacaatatcatttgtagagcatgggtttgaaaggtagaccttggtcaccaggcggtgggtttttcgtgatatccatacatgcttaagtcgtcttcgcccctgaaatctttctcctggaggcagGCTGAAaggctctagtttttggccatttttcccagccccccttTTTGGcgcactaacttttacattatatagtccttcttggttgatcctagccctccacttgttggtcaggcaggtgctcaCTTCTGTACCTGTCTcatcagctgtcccctcttactttctgttagttgcaaggatcgaagttacaccgtccaagcgtcttttctcattaacatgatcaggacgttggccggtgcatttaatgcagagggGACGTATTTTTCTTGAACCTATTTTGCACCGTACCTCCATGTGGgccctattccactcacatccccttcaggggactATTTGGGGATGGCCTTCACTAAGACGTTGCGTTTCTCATCAAAGTCTTGGAGTGCCGAAGATAGGGTCGTCCTCAACTGTTCCCCTTAACCCCTCGGCCtttgatcattcgtcctcggcacactacctcctcggcacgggccctgagcccggatagagcgtgggccggatcataagctCCCCGACCTTACACCAGCCTTTTATGAAAAGTATGAGGGTTAGGTTAGAGAAGGTGTTTGATATCAAATAATATCATGTCAGtaatatcaaaattcaataaatgtgAGACATGTTAACAACGGTTAATAGAAAGTGGTATGCACTATGCTAAGAAAGTCCATTgaagaataagaagagggaCTAAAGTGGCAGCCTTACTTCCATTTCAATTAATTGGTAAATACTATTTGGTAGTTGTGTCTTGTCAAGGTGTTGTGAAATTTCATCCATATTTCCTATGATTAGGTATTGTTTGGAAACTATGCTACTGTAGTTTACAAGATGATTTGTTACTTGCACCCTATTGACCTATCAATGTTGTTCCTTTCAATTCTTTTTGTACTCTTCTCAATTTCAGTGGAGAAATTATCTTTGGTTTTCATTAATTGTTGGCGCATGATTTTCCAATCAAGAAGTGTTAACAATTATCAATTCATCCAAAGGAGGGGTTAATAATAGCTACTCACCCTAAACAATAGTAGTGTTTGCAATATGCACTCTTAAACTTTAACATATTGTCATCaatacaataatttaaaatcattttGCTATATCTACTCACCATCCAAACTAGCATATAAATTCATGTTACTTGGTGTAATTGCTATTATAATTTTGGGTCGGCTAAGTTTAAGAATGGTGATTTCATTGTGACATTTCTATCATTGCCTTTATATACATAATAcagtaaactacatatttggtcaTCAACTTTTACACtatatgtcaatttggtctttaaccttttaaatgtgtcaatttagtccttgactttttgatattgtgtcaaaatagtcCTTACTGTTAAGTGATAGATGAAAAAAGCTGACATGACTAACAGCCaaaataaagtataatttttagaataatgctatagacacaaactattttacaacatccgcagtttgtaaaaatgttgtaaaatagtttgtgtatGTAGTATTACTCTATTCTTTATGCCACATAGACTACCATGTGTACTGCCACATCagcatatattaaaaaaaaaatgtagatcaAACAAAATCCCTAAATCTTAAACACATATCTTTGATTCTGCCTCATTAAAACTTGGTGACAAATTCAAAGAGCAttaatagaaaaacaaaatctaacaCAAAAATTCCAACTTGAGCATAAATGCGTAATAACAATCACAATCGTCCATAAATGTTTTTAAATCAAATgggtaatattaaaaaaaaattccaatcttTCCATTAGAGTTTGATTCTTTACCTAACAAAAATATGTATATGGGGTGGGTGAACATcgaaaattaaaaccaaattagaGTGTGggttattaaattttaaagtttagagtACATACGAAAAACTTTCAATTTAGCTTATGCAAGAAAAAGATTGCACACATTTCACATCACAGAGAATCATTCATCATATATAAACGCAATAACTTTAGTTTTCTTGTTTATATACTATCCCTAtcaccaacaaaacaaaaaaaaactatatagaAAGGGCAGTGGTTGTTATACCAACATTGTGTTTTCATAAACTTAAAGGcagttgaaaaaacaaaaaaaagcagTTGAAAAAGTAAGGCGAAAACCAAACAAGGGTGCACATGTGGGGGCATGGGCTCAGTATAACACTCAGGACTCAGTCTCATCATGACGAAGATGATCCCTCTCCACAATCTTCACCGGAAACCCACCTTTCATCTTTGAAGTCAAATACGAAACAAACTCCGGTTCATGGTTTACACCTTCTTCAAACGCTGGCACCACCTTAAACCTCCTTAAAACCCCAGCTACCACCCTCTTCATCTGCAAGAATGCCATTTCCTTCCCCAAACAAATTCTAGGACCTGCCTGGAACACCGGGTATGTGTACGGGTCTCTCCCCACGAACTTCCATGATTCTTCCTCCTTCTGCAGCCACCTCTCTGGCTTGAACTCTGCCCAGTCCGATCCCCACAGCATCTCCAACCTCCCCATTGCGTATGGAAAGTAGGTCACTCTCATCCCCTTCTTCACCACTGTCCCGCCGGGCAATACGTCGTCGTTCACTGCCTCCTTTGAGTCAATCGGAACTGGCGGGTACAGCCTCATGCTTTCACACAGTGAAGCGTGTGTGTACACCATGTCTTTCACCTCGTCAAAAACAGGCGCTTCtgatttttcattgatttcattTAGAATCTCGGATTCAATCTCTGGGTTCTTCCATAGAAGCCAAAAAAACCATGTTAAAGCCGCCGACGTAGTGTCACGCCCAGCAAGTATAAAGCTGATCACAATGTCTATCACGAAGTTCTCGTCCGAATGGCCGGAGCTCAAGAACCTTGACAACAGGTCTACGGAATCGaggctctctttctctcccagcctctgcttcttttctttgattatgTTCAGCGCGAACTCTCGCACTTCCGAGATAGCGTTTTTGAGACGCTTTTCTGACCCAATATTCAACAACTTCTTGAATTTCCAGATGACTGGGTGTACCGCAGAGAACCTCTCGCCGCTAATCCTGACACTGTCTTCAAAGGCTAAGGCGAACTTGGCCTGTGGAAGAGAGGGCAACAAATATGCCGGGTCGAACCCGAAAGCGatcttacaaatattatcaaaagCAAACCTTTGAAGAATGTCTTGGAAATCAAGGACAGTTCCCTGTTTGGCAGCTGAGGAGAGAATGGGGATGAGGCGATCGGAGAGCTCAGTGTCGACAACGGTTTCAATGAACTTGCGGAGAGATTTGGTGTTGAATTCGTGGCTAGAGACTTGTCTTTGGAACTTCCAGGAGTCGCCGTCAATGTTGAAGATGCCGTGGCCAAGAAAGTCGGTGAGAGTTCGATTGAAAACGTGGCCTTTTCCGTAGTTAGAGAAGTTGGTCTTGAGGATGTGTTGGACCACGGCGGGGTCGCCGGAGAAGACCTGGCGGGTGGAGTAGTTGCGTCGGAGAACAAAGGTGGCGGAAGGTGAGACTTGCATGATACCTGAGAGCCATGGGAGTGGGCGCTTTCGGTTGGCAAGGATGGCGAAGAATGAACCCACTAGAGGGTAGGATTTGGGGActttggaattggaattggaattgagaaagaagaagaagaagagaagggaAAGTAAAGGAATTAGGATGATAAGAAGCAACATGGcagatttgattttgggtt is a genomic window of Quercus lobata isolate SW786 chromosome 2, ValleyOak3.0 Primary Assembly, whole genome shotgun sequence containing:
- the LOC115975004 gene encoding cytochrome P450 94A1-like, whose translation is MLLQLQYLLLVLIPLLSLLFFFFFNSNSNSNSKVPKSYPLVGSFFAILANRKRPLPWLSGIMQVSPSATFVLRRNYSTRQVFSGDPAVVQHILKTNFSNYGKGHVFNRTLTDFLGHGIFNIDGDSWKFQRQVSSHEFNTKSLRKFIETVVDTELSDRLIPILSSAAKQGTVLDFQDILQRFAFDNICKIAFGFDPAYLLPSLPQAKFALAFEDSVRISGERFSAVHPVIWKFKKLLNIGSEKRLKNAISEVREFALNIIKEKKQRLGEKESLDSVDLLSRFLSSGHSDENFVIDIVISFILAGRDTTSAALTWFFWLLWKNPEIESEILNEINEKSEAPVFDEVKDMVYTHASLCESMRLYPPVPIDSKEAVNDDVLPGGTVVKKGMRVTYFPYAMGRLEMLWGSDWAEFKPERWLQKEEESWKFVGRDPYTYPVFQAGPRICLGKEMAFLQMKRVVAGVLRRFKVVPAFEEGVNHEPEFVSYLTSKMKGGFPVKIVERDHLRHDETES